The DNA window GGATTTGAAGAAGTCACATAAGGATAAGTACCGTGGTCAATATCAAGCATGACGCCTTGTGCGCCTTCAAAAATGATTTTTTTGTCTTGTGCGGATAACTTGGCCATTAAATCAGTCGTATCCGTGACATAGGCTGCTAGCTGTTTGCCATATTCAGAATATTCATCGTAAATCGTCTGAAAATCAAAAGCCTGACCACCATATAATTTCGTAATTTCTTTATTCTTAAAGGGTAAAAATTCTTTTAAAACTGCTTTGAAGGCTTCTGGGTCGATCAGATCAACCATTCGAATGCCTTGGCGATTAACTTTATCAGCGTAAGTAGGACCGATACCTTTTTTAGTCGTGCCAATGCGGCCGCCGCTTGCTTCTTCAGCAAGACCGTCTAAAGCAATATGATAAGGCATGATCACGTGCGCACGATCCGAGATCCGCAGACCCGAAAGATCGATCCCGCGTGCTGCCAGCATTGCCATTTCTGCTAAAAGTGCCTTCGGATTAACAACTTCACCATTGCCAATGATCGCTAAATGATTCGGATTAATAATTGCGACCGGCAAAGAAGAAAGCTCAAACTTTTCATTCTTATGGTAAACCGTGTGTCCGGCATTATCACCGCCTTGATATCTGACAACAGCATCTGCCGTCTGACATAACAAGTCGACTACTTTACCCTTTCCTTCGTCTCCCCATTGAGACCCAACTACGACAATTCCAGCCATGAATTCTCCTACAGTTCTAGATATTAATAAAAAACACGTCGATACTCCCGACGTGAATTACTATATGTGATTAGAACACGAACATTCTCAAATACGGACGTAATTTGGTGCCTGTTTTGTAATATGGACATCGTGGGGATGAGATTCAACCAATCCGGCATTCGTGATTCTGACAAATTGGCCACGCTCGATCAAATCATTGATCGTAGCTGAACCTGTATAGCCCATACCGGAACGCAAGCCGCCGAGGTCTTCAAAAATGACATCATCAACCTTGCCTTTATAAGGCGTCACAGCTTCAATGCCCTCAGGAACCAGTTTGTTGACTTCTTTGACTTCACCTTGGAAATAACGATCCTTGGAGCCATTTTGCATGGCTGCCATCGAACCCATACCGCGATAAGACTTATATTTTTTGCCATCTTCGCCAACGATCACTTGGCCAGGAGCTTCGGCTGTTCCGGCCAGCATCGAACCCAGCATGACAGCATTACCGCCAGCAGCGATCGCTTTGACAATATCACCAGACCATTTCAAACCACCATCAGCGATGATCGTTTTACCATTTTTTTCGGCCACTTCTGCCGCGTCCGTAATGGCTGTAATTTGCGGGACACCGACACCGGCAACAACACGTGTGGTACAGATGGATCCAGGACCGATACCGACTTTAGCAACATCAGCACCGGCATCGTAAAGGGCCTGGGTACCTTGAGGCGTCGCGATATTACCACCGATAATATTCAAGGTCGGATAAAGTTCACGGATCTGGCGAATTTTTCTTAAAACACCTTCGGAATGTCCGTGTGCCGAGTCAACAATAATCGCATCAGCACCAGCATCTACCAAAGCTTTAACACGTTCCAGCGTATCATTTGTCACGCCAACACCAGCTGCTGCGATCAGCCTGCCATTTTGATCAGTTGCGGCATTGGGATACTTATCCGCATCAATATCAGCGGTCTTGACCCTGGCAACTTCTTTAGCCTGATCAGCGATCAGCATGTTCTTATGAATGACTCCCAGTCCGCCATTTAAAGCCAGCTGTGTTGCCAAACGACCTTCAGTCACTGTATCCATGGCAGCACTTAAAATTGGAATATTTAAGTGCAAAGTCGGCGTTAGATCAGTACCCAATTGAACTTGATCGGGCGTTACTTCTGATTTTAACGGTACCAGTAAGACGTCATCAAAAGTCAAACCGAGTTTTGCATATTTCTTTGAAAAATCTGTCATATTATCCCCGCATTTTTTTAATACAAAAAGGCATCCGCAGAAAAACTCAAAGTCAGCTGCAGACGCCAAAAAAGACATCCGCAGATAGTCCAGCATTGGTGCTGGGTAGAGACTGTCAGCCATTGTCCGACGATATACCTGCTTGGTTGTTCTTATCTTACCAGAAATAAGTTAGAATGCAAGGATTTGTTAAAAAACGTCATTTGCCCTGGGTCTGGCGTTCAAAATCAACTAATTGATAGCCGATATCATGGCGATAATCAAGGGCTAAAGCCGCCTGATCCAAATAATGATAAAGCTGTTTTTGTGCAGCAGCTGCTGTTTTAGCGTGAGTCACCAGCGTTGCGACCCGCCCGCCATTAGAAAGAAAAGCGGACGCTGATTTTGTCACGGCGGCATAATCAATGTCGATCGCCGCAGGCAATTGGGCAGACAGCGGCGTCAAAAAACCTTTTTTAACATCAGCCGGATAGCCCGGCGCCGACAAGACCACTGCCAAAAAAACATCAGTTGTCTGCCAGTTGACCAGCGGCTGTTTGCCATCTAACAAATCCAAAATCAGCTGGTAAAAATCTCCCTGCAGCTGCGGCAGGATAGCTTGCGTCTCCGGATCACCAAAGCGGACATTGAATTCAACAACTTTCGGACCACTTTTTGTTAGCATCAGACCCGTATATAGGACGCCGATAAAAGGACAGCCTTGATCGCACATCGCCTTCAAACTAGGCTCGACAATCTTTTTGATCGTCTCATGAATCGTCATCTCCGATACTTCTGCGACAGGACTGTAAGCACCCATGCCACCCGTATTCGGACCCTTATCATGATCGAAGCGCCGCTTATGGTCTTGAGCAGGCGGTAGATGAACAGCCGCACCATTTTCACCGATCAAGCTGAAAAAGGAAAACTCGATCCCCTGCATAAATTCTTCGATAACTAAATCTTCATGGGGAAACTTGGCATATAAATTGACTAAATAATCTTTAGCTGCTTGACGGTCAGAAATGATCGTGACGCCTTTGCCGGCCGCCAGACCATCCAGCTTAAAAACGACTGGCAGATCATGTTTGGCCAAAATAGCTTGGGCTTGTGCTAAAGAATTTACACTATCAAAATCGGCCGTCTTCACCTTCGCTTCTTTTAAAATATTTTTCGCAAAGGTCTTGGAGCCTTCCAATCGAGCTGCTTGCTTGCTGGGTCCGAAAATGCGTAAGCCAGCCTGCTTAAATACGTCGACCACCCCTAGCACGAGCGGTTCTTCGCTGCCGACAAAAGTGAGATCAATTTTTTTCTTTTGGGCAAAGGCCGCCAATTCCGTCAACTGGTCAACTGCGATCGCAACTGTTTGAATACCCGCTGAGATCATGCCGTCGTTTCCCGGTGCCACATATACCTGCTCAACTTGCGGACTTTTCACAAAGGTCTTCGCCAAGGCATGCTCGCGGGCACCGGCTCCGATGATTAAGACTTTAGCCATTTAAATCCTCCTTTAGTGCCTGAAATGACGATTATGAGAAAAGACTAGGGCCACACCGAGTTTGTTGGCCATGGCGATCGAATCCTTATCCTTGATTGATCCACCAGGCTCAACGATAGCTCGAATGCCCTGATCAGCTGCAAATTTTACCGAATCATCCATTGGGAAAAAAGCGTCAGAAGCCAAAACTGCTTGTGAAAACGCCGGCTTAGATTGGGCGTGTTTGATCGCGATCTTGACTGAATCAATGCGGTTCGGCTGACCGGCACCAATACCCAAAGTCTGTCCATCGGCTGCAACTAAAATCGCGTTAGACTTAACATGTTTAACAGCTTTTTGAGCAAAGACCAAGGACTTGATCTGCTCAGCTGTCGGCTTAATTTCAGAAACACATTCGAAGTCATCAGCTTCTTCGACCACAGTATCCATTTGCTGAACGACTGCGCCGCCCAATACCGACGTGATCTCCAGTTCTTTTGGCAATTGATCGGCCATTGGCAGTTTCAACAAACGCAAATTCTTTTTCTTGGCCAAAACCGTGTAAGCTTCGTCCGTAAAGCTCGGTGCAATAATAATTTCAAGGAAGATCGCGTGCATTTTTTCAGCGGTGGCCCGGTCGACTTCTCGATTCAAAACCACGATGCCGCCGAAAATCGAGATATCATCAGCTGCAAAGGCCTTGTCCCAAGCTTTTTCAATTGTGCTGGCTTGACCGATACCGGCTGGATTCATATGTTTTAAAGTGACAACGGTCGGCGCTGTTTGAAATTCAACGATCGTACGCAAAGCCGCATCAGCATCTTTGATATTGTTGTAGCTTAGCCGTTTGCCATGAAGGATCTCTGCACGCAGAATCGAATAATCTTTCGGCAGCTGGTCTGCATAAACAGCCGCTGTTTGATGTGGATTTTCACCATAGCGCAGGTCAAAATCCTTTTCGTAACTGACGGTTAATTTTTCTGGATAAGACTCGTCAGACAGATAGTTCGCGATCAAAGTATCATAAGCAGCCGTATGGCGGAAAGTCTTAGCTTGTAGATGGTGGCGGAACTCGGCCGTCACAGTCTGATCATTGATCGCAGTCAATACCGCCGCGTAATCATGCGGATCAACCACAACGATCACATCTTTTGCATTTTTAGCAGCCGAGCGCAGCATCGATGGACCACCGATATCAATGTTTTCGATCGCTTGATCATAGGTCACGTCGGCTTTTTCGATCGTCTCTTTAAAGGGGTAAAGATTGACAGCGACTAAATCGATCGGTGTAATGTCGTGAGTTCGCAGTGTTGCCATATGTTCAGGATCATCCCGTTTAGCTAATAAAGCAGCATGAATATTCGGATGTAGTGTCTTGACACGGCCATCCAAAATTTCTGGAAAACCCGTAATGTTTTCAACTGCAGTTGCCTTGATGCCAGCTTTTATTAAGGTTTGGAGCGTCCCGCCAGTCGAAATGATTTCATAGTCATGTTCAATTAAACCTTGGGCAAATTCAATCAAGCCATCTTTATTAGAAACACTTAGCAATGCTCTTTTCATACTGTGAATACTCCTTTTTCAACCAAATATTTTAGTGTTTGCGGATATAGCCGATGTTCAACTGCATGTATTTTAGCTGCCAAACTTGCAAGGTCATCATCCTCTTCGATTCGGACCGGCTGTTGGGCAATGATCCTGCCGGAATCAATTTGGCTATTGATGTAATGAATCGTGACACCAGTCACTTTAACACCATAATCAAAGGCGTCTTCAATGCCATGCTGGCCTGGAAAACTCGGTAATAAAGCCGGATGAATATTGATAATTTTATTTGGAAAAGCTGCCAGCAGATCGGCACCGATGATCCGCATAAAGCCGGCCAGCAAGATCCCTTGAACTTGATCGCTTGTTAATTGTGCCATGATCTGTGCTTCAGCTTCGTGCTTGCTGCCGGCTTTCACATAATTGATATAAGTTGTCGGAATTTGAGCCTTGCGGGCACGTTCGATCACATAAGCGTCGCGATGATCAACGATCAATCGCACGATGCTGACCTGTGGCAGATTTTCTTGGACGTAATCGACTAAGGCTGTGAAATTAGTGCCGTTTCCCGAAGCGAAAACGGCTAATTTAATTTGGTCGGACCTGTCTGCTACCAAGGTGCTTCTCCATGAAAGTCAACTGCCGGACCATCATTTGATCGATCTATGATCTGACCGACAATATAGACCCTTTCACCAGATTTTTGCAGCTGAGCCTTGACTGCTTGAGCTTGATCAGGACTG is part of the Oenococcus sicerae genome and encodes:
- a CDS encoding adenylosuccinate synthase → MAGIVVVGSQWGDEGKGKVVDLLCQTADAVVRYQGGDNAGHTVYHKNEKFELSSLPVAIINPNHLAIIGNGEVVNPKALLAEMAMLAARGIDLSGLRISDRAHVIMPYHIALDGLAEEASGGRIGTTKKGIGPTYADKVNRQGIRMVDLIDPEAFKAVLKEFLPFKNKEITKLYGGQAFDFQTIYDEYSEYGKQLAAYVTDTTDLMAKLSAQDKKIIFEGAQGVMLDIDHGTYPYVTSSNPVAAGAAVGSGTGPNKINQVIGVVKAYTSRVGEGPFPTELKNGIGNHIREIGHEYGVITKRPRRIGWLDTVALRHAVQVAGITQLAVNSLDVLSGLDEVKIATSYEVNGEKLDHFPASLRLLEKATPVYETMPGWSEDITAAEKLSDLPASVQNYLKRIEELLQLPLLAFAVGPHAEQTHLLKDIWSTNREALHTI
- the guaB gene encoding IMP dehydrogenase is translated as MTDFSKKYAKLGLTFDDVLLVPLKSEVTPDQVQLGTDLTPTLHLNIPILSAAMDTVTEGRLATQLALNGGLGVIHKNMLIADQAKEVARVKTADIDADKYPNAATDQNGRLIAAAGVGVTNDTLERVKALVDAGADAIIVDSAHGHSEGVLRKIRQIRELYPTLNIIGGNIATPQGTQALYDAGADVAKVGIGPGSICTTRVVAGVGVPQITAITDAAEVAEKNGKTIIADGGLKWSGDIVKAIAAGGNAVMLGSMLAGTAEAPGQVIVGEDGKKYKSYRGMGSMAAMQNGSKDRYFQGEVKEVNKLVPEGIEAVTPYKGKVDDVIFEDLGGLRSGMGYTGSATINDLIERGQFVRITNAGLVESHPHDVHITKQAPNYVRI
- the purD gene encoding phosphoribosylamine--glycine ligase, whose translation is MAKVLIIGAGAREHALAKTFVKSPQVEQVYVAPGNDGMISAGIQTVAIAVDQLTELAAFAQKKKIDLTFVGSEEPLVLGVVDVFKQAGLRIFGPSKQAARLEGSKTFAKNILKEAKVKTADFDSVNSLAQAQAILAKHDLPVVFKLDGLAAGKGVTIISDRQAAKDYLVNLYAKFPHEDLVIEEFMQGIEFSFFSLIGENGAAVHLPPAQDHKRRFDHDKGPNTGGMGAYSPVAEVSEMTIHETIKKIVEPSLKAMCDQGCPFIGVLYTGLMLTKSGPKVVEFNVRFGDPETQAILPQLQGDFYQLILDLLDGKQPLVNWQTTDVFLAVVLSAPGYPADVKKGFLTPLSAQLPAAIDIDYAAVTKSASAFLSNGGRVATLVTHAKTAAAAQKQLYHYLDQAALALDYRHDIGYQLVDFERQTQGK
- the purH gene encoding bifunctional phosphoribosylaminoimidazolecarboxamide formyltransferase/IMP cyclohydrolase, with amino-acid sequence MKRALLSVSNKDGLIEFAQGLIEHDYEIISTGGTLQTLIKAGIKATAVENITGFPEILDGRVKTLHPNIHAALLAKRDDPEHMATLRTHDITPIDLVAVNLYPFKETIEKADVTYDQAIENIDIGGPSMLRSAAKNAKDVIVVVDPHDYAAVLTAINDQTVTAEFRHHLQAKTFRHTAAYDTLIANYLSDESYPEKLTVSYEKDFDLRYGENPHQTAAVYADQLPKDYSILRAEILHGKRLSYNNIKDADAALRTIVEFQTAPTVVTLKHMNPAGIGQASTIEKAWDKAFAADDISIFGGIVVLNREVDRATAEKMHAIFLEIIIAPSFTDEAYTVLAKKKNLRLLKLPMADQLPKELEITSVLGGAVVQQMDTVVEEADDFECVSEIKPTAEQIKSLVFAQKAVKHVKSNAILVAADGQTLGIGAGQPNRIDSVKIAIKHAQSKPAFSQAVLASDAFFPMDDSVKFAADQGIRAIVEPGGSIKDKDSIAMANKLGVALVFSHNRHFRH
- the purN gene encoding phosphoribosylglycinamide formyltransferase, with the translated sequence MVADRSDQIKLAVFASGNGTNFTALVDYVQENLPQVSIVRLIVDHRDAYVIERARKAQIPTTYINYVKAGSKHEAEAQIMAQLTSDQVQGILLAGFMRIIGADLLAAFPNKIINIHPALLPSFPGQHGIEDAFDYGVKVTGVTIHYINSQIDSGRIIAQQPVRIEEDDDLASLAAKIHAVEHRLYPQTLKYLVEKGVFTV